In one window of Nerophis ophidion isolate RoL-2023_Sa linkage group LG05, RoL_Noph_v1.0, whole genome shotgun sequence DNA:
- the tomm5 gene encoding mitochondrial import receptor subunit TOM5 homolog, which yields MFKLEGLGPKMDPEEMKKKMRQDVISSLRNFLIYAALLRAAPYVLKKLDSI from the exons ATGTTTAAACTGGAAGGACTCGGTCCTAAAATGGACCCAGAGGAAATGAAGAAGAAAATGCGACAGGACGTCATTTCATCGTTACGAAACTTTCTTATTTACGCCGCCCTCCTTCGAGCTG CTCCATATGTCCTGAAGAAGTTGGACAGTATATGA